The genomic segment TTACCTGCTCATGATGCGAGGGTTTACACCGTTATATTTAGCCCAGATGGCCAAACTTTAGCCACTTGTAGCACCGACCAAACTATAAAATTATGGGATTGTGAAACGGGTCAATGCCTTAAAATACTTACAAAGCATACCAATTGGGTATTTGCCATTGCTTTTAGCCCAGATGGACAAACCCTTGCTAGCGCTTCCCACGACCAAACCGTCAGAATATGGGATGTCAAAGCGGGGAAATGTCAACATATCTGTGTTGGACACGCCCATTTAGTTTCTTCCGTTGCTTTTCATCCGGACAGCAAAGTCATAGCGAGTGGTTCGCAAGACCAATCCGTAAGGATTTGGGATGTAAAGACAGGCAAATGTATGAGAATCTTGAGAGCGAAAAGACTCTATGAAGGGATGAATATTACTGGTGTGAGAGGGTTAACGGATGCAACGGTTTTGACACTAAATTCTTTGGGTGCGGTAAGTTTAGATAGGTAACTCCACGATACTTCAATTCAGATTTGGTTTGAGTTGGAACTGTTGTTATCTTCAAAATTGAGTAACTAATGCCTCGATACTTTGCATTGACAAAATATGGGGGATTTGGCAATTGGGTATGGCTTGTGTTGTATTGAGAACCGCGATAAGAAAGTTGCATGACTGAATTTTTTTGGTTAGCTAGTTTTGACTGTTA from the Tolypothrix bouteillei VB521301 genome contains:
- a CDS encoding DUF4278 domain-containing protein encodes the protein MQLSYRGSQYNTSHTQLPNPPYFVNAKYRGISYSILKITTVPTQTKSELKYRGVTYLNLPHPKNLVSKPLHPLTLSHQ